A window of the Wolbachia endosymbiont (group A) of Pogonocherus hispidulus genome harbors these coding sequences:
- a CDS encoding ComEC/Rec2 family competence protein: protein MIVSYIRHNLHNEKYNLILWFPVCQCVGILTYFSLSFEPSCTFTISIFLLLSPILILIAILYKRYAILCIALIAVLIGFTASKLRTALVDTQILDKERYVKDIVATVKDINDRGSYKQFLLSVSTISKSSPVIPAPPFVIPVLDTGIQKKKIWIPALRAGMTPDRALDNIRISVRTKVEEGIKIGDQVKLSAKLFPLKIAPSEYAYDFARMAYYQKISATGFATSKIALHKKAEARKFQEYIESFRQYIYENLQQNIKKPHADIISALLIGKKDGIDQKTMDAIRDSGIAHLFAISGLHLSFVAGLFFVVFRNLFAISETLTLKYNTKKISAFLTILPTTFYLLITGMQISAQRAYIMVILVLVAIMIERKYRGLIAIAFAAAVILSVEPEAILKPGFQMSFFAVLALVASYQINANKLFKIKIMKYFVSIMISSVIASLATVPYTIYNFNYFSISGIITNLVAIPIVTLIIIPLGIIYVLLIPLGIEWIIAPFIERPIDSILYITNAIASLQYLVIPIRTFPASSIIIITLGLLWLCLWERNWRFFGIFFIVLGICFSTAYKTPDILINADNVAAKESDNLLYSLTRKNRNFVVKTWAKQNGQNQILNHKKYNNSDKRLKCNDYGCIYNKGNNKSVLLAYKKEDISENCDKVDLIIQLSEFDYSVCNTRTIKYTNLKPYGTHSIWLTNRYVKINKVRSNRPWHKLKSLISKCY from the coding sequence ATAATAGTTAGTTATATACGTCATAACCTACACAATGAAAAATATAACTTGATACTATGGTTTCCTGTGTGTCAGTGTGTAGGGATTTTAACCTATTTTTCCCTAAGTTTTGAACCAAGCTGCACTTTCACTATATCTATTTTTCTTTTGCTTTCACCTATACTAATTCTGATTGCAATATTGTATAAAAGGTACGCGATATTATGTATCGCTTTAATTGCAGTGCTCATAGGGTTTACAGCTAGTAAATTAAGAACAGCTTTAGTTGATACTCAAATTCTTGATAAAGAGAGATACGTAAAAGATATCGTTGCCACAGTGAAGGATATTAACGACAGGGGCTCATACAAACAATTTCTGCTTTCTGTCTCTACTATCTCAAAATCCTCTCCTGTCATCCCAGCACCACCTTTTGTCATCCCAGTACTTGATACTGGGATCCAGAAAAAAAAGATATGGATTCCAGCGTTACGCGCTGGAATGACACCGGATAGAGCTCTAGATAACATCAGAATATCGGTTAGAACCAAAGTGGAAGAAGGCATTAAAATAGGCGATCAAGTAAAATTATCAGCAAAACTCTTCCCTCTAAAGATTGCGCCCTCGGAGTATGCATATGATTTTGCAAGAATGGCATATTACCAGAAAATAAGTGCAACAGGTTTTGCAACAAGCAAAATAGCTTTGCACAAAAAGGCTGAAGCAAGAAAATTTCAAGAGTATATAGAATCTTTCCGTCAATACATCTATGAAAACCTGCAGCAAAATATCAAAAAACCACATGCGGATATAATCTCTGCATTACTAATTGGTAAAAAAGATGGCATAGATCAAAAAACTATGGATGCAATACGAGATTCAGGTATAGCACATTTGTTTGCCATATCTGGTTTGCATTTATCATTCGTTGCTGGTCTGTTTTTTGTAGTGTTTCGTAATTTATTCGCAATATCTGAAACTTTGACTCTTAAGTATAACACCAAGAAAATATCTGCATTCCTTACTATCTTGCCAACCACGTTTTATTTGTTGATTACCGGTATGCAAATTTCTGCTCAGCGTGCCTACATCATGGTGATTTTAGTACTTGTTGCAATAATGATAGAGAGAAAATATCGAGGGTTAATAGCAATTGCGTTTGCTGCTGCAGTGATACTCTCAGTAGAACCAGAAGCAATTTTAAAGCCTGGCTTTCAGATGTCATTTTTTGCTGTTTTGGCACTGGTTGCCAGTTATCAAATTAATGCTAATAAATTGTTCAAAATAAAAATAATGAAATATTTTGTATCGATAATGATCAGCTCAGTAATAGCAAGTTTAGCAACTGTTCCGTACACGATATACAATTTTAATTATTTTTCAATTAGTGGCATTATCACAAATTTAGTTGCTATACCAATAGTTACATTAATTATTATTCCACTTGGAATAATTTATGTCTTATTGATTCCTTTAGGTATTGAATGGATTATAGCGCCATTTATAGAGCGCCCAATTGACAGTATTTTGTATATAACAAATGCAATCGCTAGTCTTCAGTATTTGGTTATTCCCATTCGTACTTTTCCTGCCTCATCAATTATTATAATAACACTTGGTTTATTGTGGCTGTGCTTGTGGGAAAGAAATTGGCGTTTCTTCGGAATTTTCTTTATTGTGCTGGGTATTTGCTTTAGCACCGCATATAAAACCCCCGACATCCTAATAAATGCTGATAATGTTGCTGCAAAGGAGAGTGATAACTTACTATATTCTCTCACCAGAAAAAATAGGAACTTTGTTGTCAAAACATGGGCGAAACAAAATGGGCAGAACCAAATTTTGAATCATAAAAAATACAATAACTCAGATAAAAGACTAAAATGTAACGATTATGGCTGTATATATAATAAAGGAAATAATAAATCAGTACTGCTTGCTTATAAAAAAGAAGATATTTCAGAAAATTGTGATAAAGTTGATTTAATAATTCAATTAAGTGAATTCGACTATTCAGTTTGTAATACTAGAACTATTAAATACACCAATCTAAAACCATATGGCACACATTCAATTTGGTTAACAAATCGTTACGTAAAGATTAACAAAGTGCGCTCTAATAGGCCTTGGCATAAGTTAAAAAGCTTGATTTCAAAGTGTTATTAA
- the terL gene encoding phage terminase large subunit, whose protein sequence is MNFLKFIELCFQTVVPGCEYNDYQYIKVIADRLEAANVGKMRRIIFNMPPRSMKSLCVSVAWPAWILGNQPTARVIVASYSRLLSEKHSLDTRCVMQSGWYKKLFPEVELSKDQNTKYKFQTVQRGYRIATSVGGTLTGEGGDFIIVDDPLSPAQALSETFRKRATNWFDQTLVTRLNDRKKGVIVLVMHRLHLEDLTGHLLSKPKNIWHHICLPMISENKEIIYSIKKPALSVPVVQVTTTSNKTASRARPAKMLYSREEGQLLYPLYGGKKEVKMIKVELGSYAFAAQYQQNPLPLSSGIIKREWLKRYKNVPDNLSHVTQSWDTAVSISDSSGFSVCTTWAKADNKFYLLDVYRAKLEYPKLKEQVLSLAARWKPHAILIEAKTSGQQLIQELKTNSDLPVIEVVPHSGKLARFYQIVPIIESGKVFLPHQAVWLNDFEYEILMFPETRHDDQVDSTVQYLQWVRDSSSRVAAVRAL, encoded by the coding sequence ATGAACTTTCTAAAATTCATTGAGTTATGCTTTCAAACGGTGGTGCCGGGGTGTGAGTATAATGATTATCAGTATATAAAAGTCATAGCAGACAGACTTGAAGCGGCAAACGTTGGCAAAATGAGGCGAATAATATTCAATATGCCTCCGCGTTCAATGAAGTCCCTGTGCGTTAGTGTTGCGTGGCCCGCATGGATACTGGGAAACCAGCCAACTGCAAGAGTAATAGTTGCAAGTTACTCTCGGCTGCTCAGCGAAAAGCACTCGCTCGATACAAGGTGCGTAATGCAATCTGGTTGGTATAAAAAGCTATTTCCAGAAGTAGAATTATCCAAAGATCAGAATACCAAGTACAAATTTCAAACAGTGCAGAGAGGATACAGAATCGCAACGTCCGTTGGAGGAACATTAACCGGTGAAGGTGGTGATTTCATCATCGTAGATGATCCACTGAGTCCCGCCCAAGCTTTGAGTGAAACGTTTAGAAAGCGTGCCACAAACTGGTTTGATCAGACTTTAGTAACGAGGCTCAACGACAGAAAAAAAGGAGTAATTGTTCTTGTGATGCATAGGCTCCACTTGGAAGACTTAACCGGGCACCTTCTCTCCAAACCGAAAAACATATGGCATCATATTTGTTTACCAATGATATCTGAAAATAAGGAGATCATTTATTCAATCAAAAAGCCAGCACTTTCTGTTCCTGTCGTCCAAGTAACTACAACCAGTAATAAAACAGCATCGCGTGCTAGACCTGCAAAGATGTTATACTCAAGAGAAGAAGGCCAGCTATTATATCCCCTCTATGGAGGAAAAAAAGAAGTTAAGATGATAAAAGTCGAACTTGGTAGTTACGCTTTTGCTGCCCAATATCAACAAAACCCTCTGCCACTTTCAAGTGGTATAATTAAACGAGAGTGGCTGAAGCGCTATAAAAATGTTCCTGATAATCTCTCGCATGTAACACAAAGTTGGGACACTGCGGTTTCAATAAGCGATTCTAGCGGCTTTAGCGTTTGTACCACCTGGGCAAAAGCGGATAATAAATTCTATTTACTTGATGTATATCGTGCAAAGCTTGAGTATCCAAAACTTAAAGAACAAGTTCTGTCACTAGCTGCAAGGTGGAAGCCACATGCAATTTTAATCGAAGCAAAAACGAGTGGTCAGCAATTGATTCAAGAGCTAAAGACAAATAGTGACCTACCTGTTATCGAGGTAGTACCACATAGCGGTAAACTTGCTCGATTCTACCAAATTGTTCCAATAATAGAGTCTGGTAAGGTTTTTCTGCCGCACCAAGCAGTATGGCTGAATGATTTTGAGTATGAGATTTTAATGTTTCCAGAAACTCGCCACGATGACCAAGTGGATAGTACCGTGCAATATCTGCAGTGGGTGAGAGATAGTAGCTCTAGGGTCGCAGCTGTACGGGCATTGTGA
- the pdxH gene encoding pyridoxamine 5'-phosphate oxidase has translation MTFSPEKDPFDLFSKWYKAVSSTAMTLATCSKDCIPSARVVLLKEYSKEGFVFFTNVNSKKGKELTENPKAALVFHWIEFARQVRIEGDVKLLNDERTDKYFSSRARDSQISAWCSKQSSVLKNWQDFEQAIKLKEKEFYNTQVPRPDFWVGFCVIPKVIEFWQEGEYRKHIRFRYTLVEGSDWKVEQLYP, from the coding sequence ATGACATTCTCACCTGAAAAAGATCCGTTTGATTTGTTTTCAAAGTGGTATAAAGCAGTTTCATCAACTGCAATGACGCTAGCAACTTGTAGCAAAGACTGCATTCCATCTGCAAGAGTAGTATTACTAAAGGAATATAGTAAAGAAGGTTTTGTGTTTTTCACTAACGTAAACAGTAAAAAAGGGAAAGAATTGACTGAGAACCCCAAAGCTGCGTTAGTGTTTCATTGGATAGAATTTGCTAGGCAAGTACGAATTGAAGGAGATGTTAAACTTCTAAACGATGAAAGAACTGACAAATACTTCTCTTCTCGAGCGCGCGATAGTCAAATTAGCGCATGGTGCTCAAAACAATCGAGCGTTCTGAAAAATTGGCAAGATTTTGAGCAAGCCATCAAATTGAAGGAGAAGGAATTTTACAACACACAAGTTCCTCGTCCTGACTTTTGGGTGGGATTTTGCGTAATCCCAAAAGTAATTGAATTTTGGCAAGAAGGTGAATATAGGAAGCATATTAGATTTAGATACACCCTTGTTGAGGGAAGCGATTGGAAAGTGGAACAATTATATCCCTAA
- the mutM gene encoding bifunctional DNA-formamidopyrimidine glycosylase/DNA-(apurinic or apyrimidinic site) lyase yields MPELPEVEIISNFLLDKIKNKQISNVIVNNWNLRVPITKNIDDMLKGKVIRNIKRRGKYTIWNTDGSVAVIIHLGMSGKLIYADHDQVRNKHDHVVFLFSDNTSIIFNDPRRFGLVIILSKEQEINFFDDFGIEPLTDEFSGDYLQELLKNKKVNIKSALMDNKLIVGIGNIYASESLFRARISPLRPAQDLTYKECEKLAAEIKNTLSDAIAAGGSTLKDYAQPSGSAGYFQNNFYVYGKVQKPCKICNNIITLIRQNGRSTYFCNACQN; encoded by the coding sequence ATGCCAGAACTACCGGAAGTGGAAATAATCTCTAATTTTTTGCTTGATAAAATTAAAAACAAGCAAATCAGTAATGTTATAGTTAATAATTGGAATTTACGTGTGCCAATAACAAAAAATATTGATGATATGCTAAAGGGCAAAGTCATACGCAACATCAAGCGTAGAGGTAAGTATACGATCTGGAATACAGATGGTAGTGTGGCTGTAATCATACATCTTGGCATGAGCGGAAAGCTTATATATGCTGACCACGATCAAGTGCGGAATAAGCACGATCACGTGGTATTTTTATTTTCCGACAATACTTCAATAATCTTTAATGATCCAAGAAGATTTGGATTAGTTATTATTTTAAGCAAAGAACAAGAAATAAATTTTTTTGATGATTTCGGAATAGAGCCCCTCACGGATGAATTCAGTGGAGATTATTTACAGGAGTTGCTGAAAAACAAAAAAGTGAATATCAAATCAGCATTAATGGATAACAAATTGATAGTTGGCATAGGCAACATATATGCTTCTGAAAGTTTGTTTAGAGCTCGCATATCACCACTCAGGCCAGCACAAGATTTGACTTATAAGGAGTGCGAAAAACTTGCTGCTGAAATAAAAAATACTCTGAGTGATGCAATTGCTGCAGGCGGTTCAACACTGAAAGATTATGCACAGCCATCTGGATCTGCTGGATACTTTCAAAATAACTTTTACGTATATGGTAAAGTTCAAAAACCTTGCAAGATCTGCAACAATATCATAACACTTATACGACAAAATGGCCGTAGCACTTATTTTTGCAATGCGTGCCAGAATTAA
- a CDS encoding acyl-CoA carboxylase subunit beta — protein MQDFKILENLKTKALEAEKGGGSNRINKQHEKGKLTARERLSILLDENSFEEYDKFVKHHAVDFGMQNANFLGDGVVIGHGTIYGRKVFVYSQDFTVFGGSLGASHAKKICKIMDMAINARVPIIGLNDSGGARIQEGVNSLAGYGEIFQRNVNASGVIPQISLIMGPCAGGAVYSPALTDFTFMVKNSSYMFITGPDVVKKVTYEDVSHEDLGGAKIHTSKTGVADFAFNNDVEMLLKMREFFTFLPANNQESPKSVPICNDVNDIDGSLNTLIPSNPNTPYDMYELIEKVCDGRKFFELKPDFARNIIIGFGRIGGNTVGIVANQPMHLAGCLDIDSSRKAARFVRFCDAFNIPIITLIDVPGFLPGTNQEYNNIIQHGAKLLYAYAEATVPKISLITRKAYGGAYIVMNSKHLKGDINYAWPTAEIAVMGPESAVEIIFRHEKDQQTLIKEYKEKFANPFFAASHGYIDDIIVPSKTRHHFCKALELLKNKKVERIWKKHDNLPL, from the coding sequence ATGCAAGACTTTAAAATACTAGAAAATCTAAAAACCAAAGCACTAGAAGCTGAAAAAGGAGGCGGTTCTAACAGAATCAATAAACAACACGAAAAAGGGAAATTAACTGCTAGAGAAAGACTCAGTATATTGCTTGATGAAAATTCGTTCGAAGAATACGATAAATTCGTGAAGCATCACGCAGTTGATTTTGGCATGCAAAATGCTAATTTTTTAGGTGATGGAGTAGTGATTGGTCATGGTACTATTTATGGCAGAAAAGTTTTCGTTTACTCGCAAGATTTTACTGTCTTTGGTGGGTCACTTGGTGCGTCACATGCAAAAAAAATATGCAAAATTATGGATATGGCAATTAATGCCAGAGTTCCAATCATTGGGCTAAACGATTCTGGTGGAGCCAGAATTCAGGAAGGAGTAAATTCTCTTGCTGGTTATGGAGAAATTTTTCAAAGAAACGTAAATGCATCGGGTGTTATACCACAAATCTCTTTAATCATGGGGCCATGTGCAGGAGGTGCAGTTTATTCCCCAGCATTAACTGACTTTACTTTCATGGTAAAGAATAGTTCATACATGTTTATAACCGGGCCAGATGTAGTAAAAAAAGTCACATATGAAGATGTAAGCCACGAAGATCTTGGTGGAGCAAAAATTCATACAAGCAAAACAGGAGTAGCGGATTTTGCATTCAATAATGATGTTGAAATGCTGCTAAAAATGCGTGAATTCTTTACTTTCTTACCAGCAAATAATCAAGAATCACCGAAATCTGTACCAATCTGTAATGATGTTAATGATATTGATGGATCCTTAAACACTCTAATTCCTAGCAATCCTAATACTCCTTATGATATGTATGAACTCATTGAAAAAGTTTGTGATGGAAGGAAATTTTTTGAGTTAAAACCTGACTTTGCTCGTAATATCATAATTGGTTTTGGTAGAATTGGAGGAAACACTGTTGGTATTGTTGCAAATCAACCTATGCACCTTGCAGGATGTTTGGATATTGATTCTTCAAGAAAAGCTGCAAGGTTTGTGAGGTTTTGTGACGCATTTAACATTCCGATCATCACACTTATTGATGTTCCAGGATTTCTGCCGGGTACAAATCAAGAATACAATAATATAATACAACACGGAGCGAAACTGCTTTACGCTTACGCTGAAGCGACCGTGCCGAAAATTAGCCTTATCACTAGAAAAGCGTATGGTGGTGCATACATTGTTATGAATTCGAAACATCTAAAAGGTGATATAAATTATGCCTGGCCAACTGCTGAAATAGCTGTAATGGGCCCTGAAAGTGCAGTTGAAATTATATTTAGGCATGAAAAAGACCAGCAAACGTTAATCAAAGAATATAAAGAGAAATTTGCTAATCCATTTTTTGCTGCATCACATGGATACATTGATGACATTATAGTGCCAAGTAAAACAAGGCATCACTTTTGTAAAGCATTAGAGCTACTCAAAAACAAGAAAGTAGAAAGGATATGGAAAAAGCATGATAACTTACCTCTGTAA
- the der gene encoding ribosome biogenesis GTPase Der, with product MLKIAIVGLPNAGKSTLFNRLVGRKAAVVSNIPGVTRDRREGIGRISDLEFKVIDTGGWNDQTNFSLQVIEQIEFSLSNSNIIFFLVDAKVQNERNKEFAKWLKRKMNKPVILIANKCESHKSENVDYLQFFDFLGPVYISAEHNLGMVDLYDALAGVIENISANSPPFGVIPVLDTGIQKKNSMDPSVKHWDDNKSSNESGKLRIAIIGRPNVGKSTFLNGLLAENRLITSSEPGTTRDSVDIVYDHNGELITLIDTAGIRRKANVIDDLESRFVEKSLESIKRSHVVVLMLDSLVGIEQQDLSIGEAAIKGGKGIIVVLNKWDLIGKDDRSKLIKFVKQQEVTRLFLEVPTITVSALKGMRCSDVIDKCLEVSESLNKKVSTAKLNKWLIDALDRHSHPLVKGKAVKMKYIAQIGTKPPAFSLICNIPESVDESYKRYLINDLRKNFFAEGVPVRLLLKKNKNPYAK from the coding sequence ATGCTAAAAATCGCCATAGTAGGCCTACCAAATGCTGGAAAATCTACCCTATTCAACAGATTAGTGGGAAGAAAAGCAGCGGTGGTCAGCAATATTCCAGGGGTCACACGAGATAGAAGAGAAGGAATAGGCAGAATTAGCGATTTAGAGTTTAAAGTTATAGATACAGGAGGATGGAACGACCAAACTAATTTTTCACTACAAGTTATTGAACAAATAGAATTTTCTCTATCCAATTCAAACATCATTTTCTTTCTTGTTGATGCAAAAGTGCAAAATGAGCGAAACAAAGAATTTGCAAAGTGGCTAAAGAGAAAAATGAATAAACCTGTAATCCTCATAGCAAATAAATGTGAGAGTCATAAATCCGAAAATGTTGATTATTTGCAGTTTTTTGATTTTCTTGGCCCGGTATACATCTCAGCCGAACATAATCTTGGCATGGTTGATCTTTATGATGCATTAGCTGGTGTTATTGAAAATATCAGTGCAAATAGTCCTCCTTTCGGTGTCATTCCAGTGCTTGACACTGGAATCCAGAAAAAAAATAGTATGGATCCCAGTGTCAAGCACTGGGATGACAATAAGAGCTCTAATGAGTCCGGTAAATTAAGAATTGCAATCATCGGTCGTCCAAATGTCGGAAAGTCAACTTTTTTAAATGGTTTACTTGCAGAAAACAGACTAATAACAAGTTCAGAGCCAGGCACCACACGTGATTCTGTAGATATTGTATATGATCATAATGGGGAGCTAATTACTCTCATTGATACTGCAGGAATCCGCAGAAAGGCGAATGTTATAGATGACTTAGAATCAAGATTTGTTGAAAAAAGCTTAGAATCAATCAAGCGCTCTCATGTGGTAGTTTTAATGCTAGACTCCCTAGTTGGTATTGAGCAGCAGGATTTATCAATTGGTGAAGCTGCAATTAAGGGAGGGAAAGGGATTATTGTTGTTTTAAATAAGTGGGATTTAATAGGTAAGGATGACAGAAGTAAGTTAATAAAATTTGTCAAACAACAGGAAGTGACTCGGTTATTCTTGGAAGTGCCAACTATAACAGTTTCTGCGTTAAAAGGCATGCGCTGCAGTGATGTAATAGATAAGTGTCTTGAAGTGAGTGAATCTTTGAACAAGAAAGTCAGCACTGCAAAACTGAATAAGTGGCTAATTGATGCTTTAGATAGGCACTCTCACCCGCTTGTAAAAGGCAAAGCAGTTAAAATGAAGTATATCGCTCAAATTGGTACTAAACCTCCAGCTTTTTCTTTGATATGTAACATACCTGAAAGTGTTGATGAAAGTTACAAACGCTATTTAATTAATGACCTTAGAAAAAATTTCTTTGCTGAAGGCGTGCCAGTCAGATTACTTTTGAAAAAAAATAAAAATCCCTATGCAAAATGA
- a CDS encoding disulfide bond formation protein B, translating into MNTLLYTFRDNLLKVVCNNSRIPTIFLLSSAFALIFAYLLEYFFNMLPCKLCTYERVVYYVAGLLAVVCMLKDNKILIYAMFCSYLIGAVISFYHVGLELHLFHDVLGCTEQASGNVSIEELRNNLLNPNYSPSCDRPHYVLGVSLATWNLIYLIAALFVSGKVYCGERKKSK; encoded by the coding sequence ATGAATACTCTGCTTTATACTTTCAGGGATAATTTACTTAAAGTCGTGTGTAATAACTCCAGAATTCCTACAATCTTTCTGCTATCAAGTGCTTTTGCTCTAATTTTTGCATATTTGCTAGAATATTTTTTCAACATGCTGCCATGCAAGTTATGTACATACGAGCGGGTAGTTTACTATGTTGCAGGGTTACTTGCAGTAGTATGCATGCTTAAAGACAACAAAATTCTAATCTATGCAATGTTTTGCAGCTACCTCATAGGTGCAGTAATATCTTTTTATCATGTAGGTCTTGAACTCCACTTATTTCATGATGTTTTAGGTTGTACAGAGCAAGCAAGTGGTAACGTGAGTATAGAAGAGCTCAGAAATAATCTACTAAATCCTAATTACTCTCCATCTTGTGACAGACCTCATTACGTTCTAGGTGTTTCCTTAGCAACATGGAATTTAATTTATCTCATAGCAGCTCTGTTCGTATCAGGTAAGGTGTATTGTGGAGAAAGAAAGAAATCTAAATAA
- a CDS encoding demethoxyubiquinone hydroxylase family protein yields the protein MEKERNLNNLRCSNNQFLQQAIRVNHAGEYGAICIYSGQKFILKKSSIINEIIEMEEQEKKHFHYFNEKIKEQKVRPTVLLPVWRVLGVSLGVATAIMGKKAAMACTAAVEEVIGEHYREQVSHLEDGELKETISKFRDEELEHRDIAIQHNAESAFGYNILSSFIKTGCKAAICLSKLI from the coding sequence GTGGAGAAAGAAAGAAATCTAAATAATTTAAGGTGCAGCAACAATCAGTTCTTGCAACAGGCAATTAGAGTAAATCATGCTGGGGAATATGGAGCTATTTGCATTTATTCTGGTCAAAAATTTATTCTTAAAAAATCTTCTATAATCAATGAAATAATTGAAATGGAAGAGCAGGAAAAAAAGCATTTTCACTATTTTAATGAGAAAATCAAGGAGCAAAAAGTTCGTCCTACTGTTTTGTTGCCAGTTTGGCGTGTTTTAGGAGTGTCGCTTGGTGTTGCAACTGCTATTATGGGCAAAAAAGCTGCTATGGCTTGCACTGCTGCAGTTGAAGAAGTTATAGGGGAGCACTACAGAGAGCAAGTTTCACATTTAGAAGATGGAGAATTAAAAGAAACTATAAGTAAATTTCGTGACGAGGAGTTAGAGCACAGAGATATTGCAATTCAGCACAATGCTGAAAGCGCATTTGGCTACAACATTTTATCCTCATTCATAAAAACAGGCTGCAAAGCTGCTATTTGCTTGTCTAAGTTAATTTAA